The window TTTAGGGTCTTTAGAGTCGAGGATACGAAGAGGGTTGATTTTGAGTCGATTCTGACTATCGTTGGATAAGTCTGCAGAGTACTTTTCAAGGTAGGAGACAAGTTTTTCTCTAAATACCAGACGTCCTTCATTATCACCTAGGGTGTTAATGTTAAGGGTTAGGTTTTTAATGCCTAAATTTTCATAGAAGTTGAACAGCAGGTCGATAACTTCGACATCTTGTGCAGGGGCATCTGAACCGAAGGCTTCCACACCGAATTGATGGTGTTGGCGGTAGCGTCCTGCTTGCGCCCTTTCATAACGGAACATAGGAGCGAGGTAAAATAGCTTTTGCTGTCCAGGTTGTTGGTCCAAACGGTTTTCTATATAGGCTCGGATGGCAGGGGCAGTGCCTTCGGGCCTTAATGCCATTGCTCTGTTGCCCCTATCCACAAATGTATACATTTCTTTTGAAACAATATCAGTAGCGTCTCCTACACCTCGTTGAAAGAGCTCTTGTCTTTCAAAAAGTGGAGTACGTAACTCTGAGAAGCCGAAAAGTTCAGCGCAGTGGCGTGCAATGTTTTCAACATGAGTCCAGAGAAACGAAGAGCGCCATAAATCGTTGGGGGAGTCAGGGATAATATCAAAAACCCCTGGAGGTGCATTAAAAGTCATAAAAAATATGTTCCTAAAATTAAGCTTTGAAGTTTCTATGGACGATGATCTACACCCTTAGAGGTCATTTATTCTTCTTGGGAGGAGAGAATATCAAACTCGTTAAGAAAATAATGTTTGATTTCATCATCTTTAATCCATGCGTGGCTGAGAACTGTTTCTAAAAGCAATCTTTTGTTTGCAACAAGTTCAGTTTGAGGGAGATTATCCTGTGGGGATAATAAAAAATCTCCCAATTTTTGAATGACAGTTTCGCTAGTCTGTTTTTGGAAACCGGATAGAAGTTGCGGGTCTTGCAAAGTGTCTGAAGCAATCCATTGGATAGCGGTTTGTACGGCAGCTTCTAGGCTTTCCAGGTTTCTTGCCTGTTTAATATCACTGAGCTTGCTTTCAAACGCTTCCTTTAATTGGTCGCTGTTATCTGTGTTAGGGGAAGGTGAGGAGGTCAGTAATTGGCTTAAACCGGCAGCTTGTACTTTCTTGAGTAGCTCATCTAAAGGCTCATCGCTATATTGCCTCATCAAATAGCGCAGCTGCAGAGCATTTTCTTCATTAAGAGTAGCGATTACAGAGATGAGCTCGTCATTCAGCAGTTGATAGTTTTGTACGAATTCGATGGATGGAGAGGTAACTTGGTTGTCAAGTAACGCTTTGATTTGATTCAGGATCAGAGTAAGTTTTTCTTTACGGGCTATTTGAATAGATTGCAGTGATAGCTGAAATTTATTTTGTTCGAGAATTTCGGTATCATTCAAGAAAGGGGTATCTTTCGTTTCCTTTAAGGCAATCTCCGTATCAGTACGATTTTTTTGCCAGCCAGGTGTCAGGGCATGTTTCATGAGAAGTTGGCTGCTTAGGACTTTCCCCTCAGGATTGAGTTTTAAATAGCCTACAAGCAGTTTACTATCAGGAGAAAGTGTGGCAAGAGCACGTTGAGCGTGGAGTGCTTTAGTCATCCCTTGAGTAGAGTAGAGGACTAAGTTGGGTAGGCTCTCCAATTCGTGGAGGTCTTGTACAGCAACAGAAGCGGTGGAAATCTCATACCCTTCATTTTCCAGCGCTACAATCTTGTTCAGGATACGTTCTCCGAAGAGATAGTAACGAGGAGCATTATAGATACGGTTATCTGAACCCGGTCTAAGAACAGCCAGGGAGCGGGGGGGTGAAAAGCCAAGCTTACTGTTGCTAAGTGTCAGGGAGTTAAGAGGAATGAGTTCGCCGCTTTTAATGATTGCAGAACTGGAATTGGTATCAAAATTCTCAAAAGGTTTTGCTGTCGCAAGGACTCTATTCAGTTCCCGCAGATCTTTGAGCTTGCGCAGTTCCATTTCTTTTGAGTCCACAATAATTGTAGTACGAGGAAAAATAGATTGGAGTGGACTAGGAGCAGGTTGTGCAATAACAATAAACTGGGAGAGATCCTTGTTAGGGTAAATCCTTAGTAAGTAAGGGCTATTGCTGAATTGGCCATGTGCATCAATGGTAGCTAAAATCTGGTATTTAGAGGATAGGACTGCACCCAAATTTTTCTTTAGATATGCGGGATTAGACCAATTTTGATTGGGAGGGATAATTTGGTTTACACGGGCGTACATTAGCGCCATAGCAATATCGGCTACACCTTGAGCTGCTTTTGTCTCTTCTAAACGTCGTTTATCTTGCATGTGGTAATAGAAACTTCCACCGAGTAAGAAGAGCAGTAACAATGTCAATAAGGAAAGGACAATCCACCATTTCCAATGGATATATGGAAAAAAGGTGCTTTTTGCGTTGTTTGCGGGAAGTTTGGAGGTTTCATTCGGCTTTGTAAATGGCTTTTTCTTAGCGTCATTTTGTGAAGAAGCTAGATTCTCATTAGCTTTTACTTTAGACGGCTCGACACCTTTTAAAGGCGGCTCAATTTCATCCGCGTTACCGGTATTTAAGTGAGTGTAAGGGGAAGGTGCTTTTGGAGTCGAGTTTGTAGGATGTTCGCGCAGCGTCAAGGCCTGCACTTCCTCCCACTCCATTGCTTCTACTTCCCGTACTAAGGATTCGATTTCATCCAATTCAATTTCATTTTGAGAATATTGCAGATGTCCATTCTTATAATCATTTTCGTAAGGGAGTTCTTCTAAGTCCTCAAGCTCTCTCTCCAGGTCGGCCATAGTGCTGCTGTGGAAAGGAACGGAAAAGTCATTAGAATTTTTCGATTGAATAGCACTGTCCAGAATATTTTCAAGCGGCTGTTCGTTTATTGGAAGGTCCTTGCCTTCAGGTGATTCGGAAACGAGTTGAAAGCGCAGAGTAGATTGACCCGCGTGAATAATATCATTGTCACGCAGCTTGCGTTTTCCAAAGGGTTCGCCATTAAGAGTAGCAAAAGGATCATTGGAAGTATTATAGAGGACGTAGACGTTGTTTGCAGCTTCAATCGTTAGATGGTGTGATGCAAGTTGTTCACCCTCTAAGGGTAAATCAATGCCCTCTGAGCCTGCTTTTCCTAAAACGACACGGGATTTATGGGCAAAGGAATGCTCTTTGCTTTGGCCATGGCTGTAAATTGTGATTTTGAACATGACTTTTCCCAGGGATCGAAGAGGAATTTCATATATTAATGACTAGGACAATTTTCTAACACAGGAAAATACTTACGTCAACATACTTTTAATTAAGGGCGAAAAATACAAAAAATAGGCTTGTCATAGGTATTCAGATGAACAGGAGAAATGAACGTTTCAGTTGCCGCTTACACATTCCATAGGAAGTATTTGCCCTTTTCCTTAGATTTACCTTGAGGAAAATCGAGCTGCACGTTAAAAACTAGACATTCCAAAAAAAGTAGGCGAAAGGAAGCCCCGTCATAATAAATTAATTGTTCTTGTGATATGATTTATCCCTTTCAGGGGAAATACTAGGATTTTAGTTTAATAAAAGGAGCAATGAGTGTCAGGCTTACTCAGTTTATTCCAGCCAGCACCACATATTAAAGAGATTGAGGATCCTAAAAAAGTTGATTCTCTCTATAAGTATTGGCGAGTTCGTATTTTCTATTCGATGTTTATCGGATATGCCCTTTATTACTTTACGAGAAAAAGTTTTACTTTCGCAATGCCGGGTATAAGCCAAGAGTTACATCTTGACAAAGCTCATCTCGGATTGCTTGGTAGTATATTCTATATCACCTATGGCGTCAGTAAATTTGCCAGCGGAATTATGTCCGACCGCTCCAATCCGCGCTATTTTATGGCTGCCGGTCTTTTCGTTACAGGTGTGATCAATATCTTATTCGGAATGTCCTCTTCCTTTACCGCATTTCTTATTTTTTGGGGGATCAACGGCTGGTTCCAAGGATTTGGTTGGCCTCCCTGTGCGCGCTTACTCATGCACTGGTATTCCCATTCGGAACGCGGCGCTTGGTGGTCAAGTTGGAACGTCTCCCATAATGTGGGTGCCTTTATTATTCCTTGGGTAGTAGGTGCTGCATTAGAGTGGTACGGTTGGCGCGCGGCAATGTATATTCCCGGTGTTATCTGTATCTTGGGAAGTTTTTTTCTTCTCAACCGCCTTAGGGATACTCCCCAATCCTTAGGATTGCCTCCTATTGAAAAATACCGAAATGACTACCTTGACAAGAGGCACCAACTTGAAGAAGAACAAGAACTGACAGCTAGGCAGCTGCTCGTAGATTATGTTTTGAAAAATCCTTACATCTGGATTTTAGGTATTGCCTACTTCTTCGTCTATGTCGTTCGTACAGCAGTCAATGACTGGACAGCTTTATATCTTATTGAAACTAAGCAGTATCGGATGCTAGGTGGTAATGGTGTAGCCTCATTGTTTGAAGTGGGCGGCGTAGCAGGCAGTATTTGTGCCGGCTGGGCGTCGGATAAATACTTCCATGCCAAAAGAGGCCCTGTTAACGCCATTTTTGCTATGGCAATGATTGCTTCCACTATCTTCTTCTGGTGGATCCCCCCCGGTTATCCGTGGATGGATTCTTTAGGGGTATTCTTTTTAGGGTTTGCTACCTTCGGGCCGCAAATGTTGATCGGTGTTGCAGCAGCGGAACTCACTCATAAAAAGGCAGCAGCAACTTCGACCGGATTCATTGGGTTCATTGCTTATCTAGGCGCCGCAGTCGCTGGTTATCCCTTAGGTAAGGTTGCTCAAGAGCATGGATGGGATGGTTTTTTTATAGCCTTGATAGGTTGCAGTGTTCTAGCTACCCTCATTTTGCTCCCCTTATGGAATGTAACGCGCTACCATTATGTAGATGAAAAGTAAATTATGTGGGTCCCTCTTCACGTTCATTCGCAATATTCTATCCTAGATGCCGCTGCGCCTGTTGAAGCTATAGCT is drawn from Parachlamydiales bacterium and contains these coding sequences:
- a CDS encoding MFS transporter, giving the protein MSGLLSLFQPAPHIKEIEDPKKVDSLYKYWRVRIFYSMFIGYALYYFTRKSFTFAMPGISQELHLDKAHLGLLGSIFYITYGVSKFASGIMSDRSNPRYFMAAGLFVTGVINILFGMSSSFTAFLIFWGINGWFQGFGWPPCARLLMHWYSHSERGAWWSSWNVSHNVGAFIIPWVVGAALEWYGWRAAMYIPGVICILGSFFLLNRLRDTPQSLGLPPIEKYRNDYLDKRHQLEEEQELTARQLLVDYVLKNPYIWILGIAYFFVYVVRTAVNDWTALYLIETKQYRMLGGNGVASLFEVGGVAGSICAGWASDKYFHAKRGPVNAIFAMAMIASTIFFWWIPPGYPWMDSLGVFFLGFATFGPQMLIGVAAAELTHKKAAATSTGFIGFIAYLGAAVAGYPLGKVAQEHGWDGFFIALIGCSVLATLILLPLWNVTRYHYVDEK
- a CDS encoding FHA domain-containing protein; the protein is MFKITIYSHGQSKEHSFAHKSRVVLGKAGSEGIDLPLEGEQLASHHLTIEAANNVYVLYNTSNDPFATLNGEPFGKRKLRDNDIIHAGQSTLRFQLVSESPEGKDLPINEQPLENILDSAIQSKNSNDFSVPFHSSTMADLERELEDLEELPYENDYKNGHLQYSQNEIELDEIESLVREVEAMEWEEVQALTLREHPTNSTPKAPSPYTHLNTGNADEIEPPLKGVEPSKVKANENLASSQNDAKKKPFTKPNETSKLPANNAKSTFFPYIHWKWWIVLSLLTLLLLFLLGGSFYYHMQDKRRLEETKAAQGVADIAMALMYARVNQIIPPNQNWSNPAYLKKNLGAVLSSKYQILATIDAHGQFSNSPYLLRIYPNKDLSQFIVIAQPAPSPLQSIFPRTTIIVDSKEMELRKLKDLRELNRVLATAKPFENFDTNSSSAIIKSGELIPLNSLTLSNSKLGFSPPRSLAVLRPGSDNRIYNAPRYYLFGERILNKIVALENEGYEISTASVAVQDLHELESLPNLVLYSTQGMTKALHAQRALATLSPDSKLLVGYLKLNPEGKVLSSQLLMKHALTPGWQKNRTDTEIALKETKDTPFLNDTEILEQNKFQLSLQSIQIARKEKLTLILNQIKALLDNQVTSPSIEFVQNYQLLNDELISVIATLNEENALQLRYLMRQYSDEPLDELLKKVQAAGLSQLLTSSPSPNTDNSDQLKEAFESKLSDIKQARNLESLEAAVQTAIQWIASDTLQDPQLLSGFQKQTSETVIQKLGDFLLSPQDNLPQTELVANKRLLLETVLSHAWIKDDEIKHYFLNEFDILSSQEE
- the hisS gene encoding histidine--tRNA ligase, encoding MTFNAPPGVFDIIPDSPNDLWRSSFLWTHVENIARHCAELFGFSELRTPLFERQELFQRGVGDATDIVSKEMYTFVDRGNRAMALRPEGTAPAIRAYIENRLDQQPGQQKLFYLAPMFRYERAQAGRYRQHHQFGVEAFGSDAPAQDVEVIDLLFNFYENLGIKNLTLNINTLGDNEGRLVFREKLVSYLEKYSADLSNDSQNRLKINPLRILDSKDPKDQEILQNAPSLFSCLSDASKSNFEQVCNLLKGINIDYTISPKLVRGLDYYNGVVFEVTSNVLGSQNSIGGGGRYDGLVKKLGGPNTPSCGFGTGLERIIQTLIAQDSTPPRLPGPRLYLIALGETAYNFCFKLMHELRAQNIPVQMDLSNRKLAKSMQFANSVRAEFTAVVGDNELAENILQLKNMSTGESKRVSLEKIPEILKFA